gTTTAGATTATCGTACCTTGTACTCGCATCCAAGCAAATGTCAAGACATGGATACTCTTTAAGGAAATGAGAAACGAAGAATCAGATACTAGGTGCTACCTATGACTTAACAATCATCATTTAACAAGGCTCCGTGACTTTTCTATTTTTTGTCTATGAAACAACAAAAAAGGCGAATATCCAGAAAATTATAAATCCAAATTCATTCTTACATACGAAAATCATAATGAACTCTATTAAGCCGGAAAAAAACAAAACAGAAGGAAATAGCACAAACAAATTAATTTCAGTTCTCAATAATTTCTAAAGTAAACTCTGACCTTTTAAACTGCAGATATGAGTTGATCGCTGAGGATGGGTTTTGCATCTAAAAGGATCAGCAGGATTAAGTTCAAAAGTGGATCCAACTTTTGTTGCCTCATCGTATCTGTGAAGCAGAACACAGCAACCCTGATGCATCCGCCCCGACCAATGCAAGGTCACACACTGTACACAATTGCCCTTCCTGGCTAGGCACAAAGCGACTAGTACAATATGGGCACGATACATCCTTCTGCCCTCGGTAAATAGGCACATAAGTTGCCCCACATGTCACAAATGGATTTCTGAAATCATAGTTCAGCTGAGAAGCATCTGTCATGTTCCTCTCAGCAGCTTGAAGCACTTGCCTGGCTGTCTTCACTTGATTCTCATTTGTGGGGTTTGTTTCTAGCAGTCGCCGGGCAAAGTTACCTGCTGTAGCCATGTTCTTTGCCTTGTAGCAGACAGTCATTGCTTTCAGCAGGGCAAGTCTTAGGTGTGGTAATTGAAGGTTGCAGTGAGTGAAGTAGGCAGCAAGCTCCTGCTGGCGTACTGGATTGTCTTTCATTTCTCTTCGTTTAAGCTCCATCTGCAGACCAAGAACATACTCCTTGGCAATAATAATTAGCTCCTTGACCTCATCAACTTCTCTCCTTGACTCCACAACAATCAACGGAATAGTATGAAGAATGCTGAGGAAGAGCCGGAGTGCCTCAGTAAATTTTCCAGCTGTTGTGGCCTTGTAACCAGCCTTCAGCTTTTCATCCAACTGAGAGAAATTGAATACCAGGGCTGGCGGACACCTAACATTAGGAATAGCAGACTCACTCCATCCCCTCTCAACTGCCAACGACACAACTGGAGCGGATGAGAATGCACGAAGATAGCTATGGCTGCCAGTGTGAAGATCAAGAAACAAGGATTTCAAAGGAGAAAAGTTTCTTATGCCAAGTTGTCTGCTCAGCAAACGCATTGCTGTATCAAAATTGCCAGCTGCTGCATGTTCAGCAGCAAGAGATGATTTCTGAACCCAAATCTGACTTACAGGCATACCGGGAGTTGGTGCCACAAAAATAGAACGGGCATTGCCAGAAACCTTCGGGGTGTCTGCCTCAGGGGGAAGTTCCAAATCTTCAAGGTCCCAACCACCCTCCTCTTCACTTCCTTCAGCCACTTCCGCATCCTCGAAATTTACACTAACATCGCCATTTTGTATGCCATCAACATCAACCACATCAAGATCTTCACCCCAATCACCTTCTTCACCCTCCTCTTCATCCGCAGCACCCCTGCCAATGCTATCCAATCCACCATCAAATATGCCTTTCATGACTCTCAAAAGGGGCCAATCACCACCACATGTAACAGGGGTTGGAGGTATCAATAACGAAGGTTGTTTACCCTCTGGCAAAGGAGGGATATCATCTCCCAACTCAGCTGCCAACCTTTCAGCAACATCCTGTAGCCCATGGACAGATGCTGTAATATAAGCAAGAGGTAAGTGACCAGCATTCTCCAAGATCTTAACTCGTTCCTGTATATCACCCAGGTACAAAGCATTGTGAAACTGACCCATAACATCATTCTTAACTTCTGCAATTTTCAGCATCTTGGACAGCTTTTCGAGGTTACCATTAACGAGGTAAAGAAATGACAACCTCTCAAAGTTCTTTGTCCTCTGGTAGGCATACTCCACTATACCTGCATTGCCTTGGCGAAGGGCCTCCACACCCAACCTATACCAATGATCTTTGTCATCAATCTCCTTAGCTGATGCAACGGCAATTTGAATGTTCCCGCTCTCTAGAGCCAAATTAAAGCGTGTTTTCTCATCTTTGACAAAATGGAGTGCCACTTCAGGGAACCCCTTCTGTTGAAGATAAGCAATCATGGCCTCACCACAAAGCTGGGAGTTCCTTATCATACTCATAACATGATCATATCTCTTCCGAAGAAGAGATAGCTTAAAAATGTATTCGGTAACATCAATGACGATAGTCTTATTCTTCCCATCACGATCCAGGCAAAATATAGTATTGCCAGAAACCTTAGTTATGTATATAGGAACCTCAAGCGTTCGGATGATTCCACTATCTCCATTGGGAAGGCAGTATTTTACATGGTTTAAGGTGGTGTAAATAAAAACACCATTCTCGTCCCAAGCTCCACTCTTAACACGTATTGTCTCATGAAGAGTGCA
This window of the Gossypium arboreum isolate Shixiya-1 chromosome 12, ASM2569848v2, whole genome shotgun sequence genome carries:
- the LOC108479298 gene encoding coatomer subunit alpha-1, which encodes MLTKFETKSNRVKGLSFHAKRPWILASLHSGVIQLWDYRMGTLIDRFDEHDGPVRGVHFHMSQPLFVSGGDDYKIKVWNYKLHRCLFTLLGHLDYIRTVQFHHEHPWIVSASDDQTIRIWNWQSRTCISVLTGHNHYVMCASFHPKEDLVVSASLDQTVRVWDIGSLKKKTASPADDILRLSQMNTDLFGGVDAVVKYVLEGHDRGVNWAAFHPTLPLIVSGADDRQVKLWRMNETKAWEVDTLRGHMNNVSCVMFHAKQDIIVSNSEDKSIRVWDVTKRTGLQTFRREHDRFWILAVHPEMNVLAAGHDSGMIVFKLERERPAFAVSGDSLFYAKDRFLRYFDFSSQRETQVIPIRRPGSSSLNQSPRTLSYSPTENAVLICSDVDGGSYELYVVPKDSSARSDSLHEAKKGLGSSAIFVARNRFAVLDKGNNQVLIKNLKNEVVKKSGLPVPTDAIFYAGTGNLLCRSEDRVVIFDLQQRLILGDLQTPFVKYVVWSNDMESVALLSKHTIVITNKKLVHQCTLHETIRVKSGAWDENGVFIYTTLNHVKYCLPNGDSGIIRTLEVPIYITKVSGNTIFCLDRDGKNKTIVIDVTEYIFKLSLLRKRYDHVMSMIRNSQLCGEAMIAYLQQKGFPEVALHFVKDEKTRFNLALESGNIQIAVASAKEIDDKDHWYRLGVEALRQGNAGIVEYAYQRTKNFERLSFLYLVNGNLEKLSKMLKIAEVKNDVMGQFHNALYLGDIQERVKILENAGHLPLAYITASVHGLQDVAERLAAELGDDIPPLPEGKQPSLLIPPTPVTCGGDWPLLRVMKGIFDGGLDSIGRGAADEEEGEEGDWGEDLDVVDVDGIQNGDVSVNFEDAEVAEGSEEEGGWDLEDLELPPEADTPKVSGNARSIFVAPTPGMPVSQIWVQKSSLAAEHAAAGNFDTAMRLLSRQLGIRNFSPLKSLFLDLHTGSHSYLRAFSSAPVVSLAVERGWSESAIPNVRCPPALVFNFSQLDEKLKAGYKATTAGKFTEALRLFLSILHTIPLIVVESRREVDEVKELIIIAKEYVLGLQMELKRREMKDNPVRQQELAAYFTHCNLQLPHLRLALLKAMTVCYKAKNMATAGNFARRLLETNPTNENQVKTARQVLQAAERNMTDASQLNYDFRNPFVTCGATYVPIYRGQKDVSCPYCTSRFVPSQEGQLCTVCDLALVGADASGLLCSASQIR